GTGCGGTTGCGGACGGTGGTGAAGCGCTGCCAGCGGGAGTTGTTGGGCAGCAGGCGGTGGCCGCGCAGGACGTCGGCGAAGAGCTGCTCGCAGCGCGCTATCGCGTCGAGGGCGCTCTCCCCGGGGGCGAGGTCCTGGTCGACGAACCCGGCGGCGTGCCACACGTCCTCGGCCATCTCCACGATGAACGTGCTGGCGTCGGTGGCGTAGGGGTAGCAGTGCAGCTGCATGACCCCGTGCGGGGTCTCCAGGACGTGGAAGTTGAAGGCGTCGAAGACCAGGTCGGTACCGAGCCACATGAAGCGGTTGCGGTGGGCTTGGAGTTCGGTGCCGAAGTCCGCGGCGTGGGTGGTCCTGGTGATGCTGTTGACCCCGTCGGCGGCGACGACGAGGTCGTGGGTGGCGGCCAGCTCCGCGGCGGGTGGCGCCTCGGTACGGCTGAGCACCCGGACCCCCAGCCCGGCGCAGCGGGCGCGCAGGATCTGGAGGAGCCGGCGGCGGCCGATGGCGGCGAAGCCGTGCCCTCCGGAGGTGGTGACGGTGCCCCTGTGGTGGATGTCGATGTCGTCCCAGCGGGCGAACTCGGCGGCCATGGCCCGGTACACGGCGGGATCGGCGTGTTCGATGCCGCCGAGGGTCTCGTCGGAGAGCACCACGCCGAACCCGAAGGTGTCGTCGGGGGCGTTGCGTTCGTAGACGGTGATGTCGTGGGTGTGGTCCAGCTGGCGGGCCAGGGCCGCGAAGTAGAGTCCCGCGGGCCCCGCCCCGATACACGCGATGCGCATCGTGCCGCCTTCCTGTTCGCTGACGCCGGTTCCGTCGGCGCCGTCCGCGTTGGTGCCGGTTCCGCTGGCGTCCGTGCCGTGGGCTGCTCTCGGCTCAGGTGCTCTCCCGGAGTCTGAAGCGCTGGAGTTTGCCGGTGGCGGTGCGCGGCAGGGACGGCAGGAAGACCACCGAGCGCGGGGTCTTGTAGGGGGCGATGCGCGAGCGGACGTGGTCCTTGAGCCGGTCGGCCAGAGCGGTGTCCGCGGTGAGCCCCCGGCGCGGCACCACGTAGGCGCGCACGACCAGGCCACGGTCCGGGTCCTGCGCTGCGACCACCGCGGCCTCCTCCACGTCGGGTGAGGTGAGCAGGGCCTCCTCCACTTCGGCGGGGGCGATGTTGTATCCGGCGGAGACGATCATGTCGTCGCTGCGCGCCCGGTACCAGAAGTAGCCGTCCTCGTCGCGTACGTAGGTGTCACCGGTGTGGTTCCAGCCGTGGCGGACGTACTCGCGCTGGCGTTCGTCGGACAGGTAGCGGCAGCCGACCGGACCGCGCACCGCGAGGTGGCCGGGTTCACCGTCGGGGACGGGTTCGCCCTCGTCGTCCAGGATCACCGCCTCGAACCCGGGCACGGGGCGTCCGGTGGAGCCGGGGCGCATGTGCTCGTCGCTGGCGGAGACGAAGATGTGCAGCATCTCGGTGGCGCCGATGCCGTCGAGCAGGCGCACGCCGGTGGCGTCGTACCAGGCCTGCCAGGTGGCGGCGGGCAGGTGTTCCCCGGCGGAGACGCAGCGGCGCAGGGAGGACAGGTCGCGCCCCTCGAGCTGGGTGAGCATGCTGCGGTAGGCGGTGGGTGCGGTGAACACGACGGAGGCGCCGTGCTCGGAGACGGCGTCCAGGATCGCCTCGGGGCGCGGGCGTTCGAGGAGGACCGTGGCGGCTCCGGCGCGCATCGGGAAGATCAGGAGCCCGCCGAGGCCGAAGGTGAAGGCGAAGGGCGGGCTGCCGACGAAGAGGTCGTCCGGGGTCGGCTTGAGGACCTGGGCGGAGTAGGTGTCGGCGATGGCCAGGACGTCGCGGTGGAAGTGCACGCAGCCCTTGGGTGCGCCGGTGGTGCCGGAGGTGTAGGCGATCATGCAGGCGTCGTCGGCCGCGGTGGGCACCGCGGTGAAGTCGGGCGGGTGGGCGTCGACCCGCGCGGTGAGGTCGCTGTCGGCCCCGCCCCCGTAGACCAGGACGCTCGGGGCCCGGTCCCCGAGCTGGTCCGCGGCGGCGGTGAGGTCGTCGAGGAAGCGGGCGTCGCAGAGCGCGTGGGTGACCCGGGCGGAGCGGACGATGGTGGAGAGCTCCCCGGCGCGCAGGACCGGCAGGACGGTGACGACCACTCCCCCGGCTTTGATGACGGCGAGCCAGCAGGCGGCCAGCCAGGGCGAGTTGGGCCCGCGCAGCAGCACCCTCTCCCCCGGCCGCAAGCCGCACTCGTCCACCAGGACGCGGGCGATCCGGTCCACCCTGTCCCGGAGCCGGCCGTAGGTGAGGGTCTCGTGCTCGCCGACCACGCAGCGGCGGTCCGCGCCGCAGCGGGCGATGGTGCCGTCGAGCAGTTCCTTGGCGCAGTTGAGCCGGTCCGGGTGGTCCAGCGGCCGGATCAGCGGCCATTCCTCGGCCGGGGGCAGGTGCTCCCGGGTGAAGGTGTCCTCGTGGGCCGTGGGTGAGAGTGGCACGGCCGGGAGGGCGTGCTCCGGAAGCGACGGCCGGTCAGCCGGGTTCGGGTTCCGGTTCGGGTCGGGGTTCGACATGCTGGACCTCCGGTGGGCGGGGTTCTACAGCCGGGTCTGTGGCGTTACATGTGGCGGGCGATGATCTGACGCTGAACCTCCGAGGCGCCTTCGTAGATACGCGGGGCGCGCACCTCGCGGTAGAGGTGTTCGAGCAGATGGCCCCGGTGCAGGGCGCGGGCGCCGTGCAGCTGTACCGCGGCGTCCACCACGTACTGGGCGGTCTCGGTGGCGAAGAGCTTGGCCATGGCGGCCTTGAGGGTGACGTCGGGACCACCGGAGTCGTACTCCTGCGCCGCCGCGTAGACGAGCAGCCGGGCGGCCTCGGTGCGGGTGGCCATCTCGGCCAGGGTGTGGGCGACCGTCTGGAGGCGGCGCAGCGGGCCGCCGAAGGCGCTGCGGTGGTCGGTGTGCTCCTTGGCCGCGGCCAGCGCGGCGTCGGCCATCCCCACCGCGAAGGCGCCGACGCTGGGGCGGAACAGGTCCAGGGTGCGCATGGCGACCGTGAACCCCTGGTCGGGGATGCCGACGACGTCCTGCGGGCCGACCTCGACCCCGTCGAAGACCAGGTGGCCCAGGGCGTGCGGGGAGAGCATCTCCAGGGGGCTGCCGGAGAGTCCGGGGCGGTCGCCGGGGACGCAGAAGGCGGTCACGCCGCGGGAGCGCGTCCCGGGGGTGGTGCGGGCGAACACGGTGTAGAAGTCGGCGTCGGGGGCGTTGGAGATCCAGGTCTTCTCGCCGTGCAGGCGCCAGCCGTCACCGAAGGGTTCGGCGCGCAGTGCCAGGGCCGCGGCGTCCGAGCCCGCGTCGGGTTCGGTGAGGGCGAAGGCGGCCACGGCCCGGCCGGCGGCGGCTTCGGGGACCCAGCGTCGGCGTTGGCATTCGGTTCCGGACTGCAGGAGCGGGTAGGTGCCCAGCCCTTGGAGGGCGAGAGCGGTCTCGGCGTGGGTGTCGGTGCGGGCCAGGTGCTCGCGCAGCAGGCACAGGCGGGTGGCGGGCGCCTCACGTAGGGGGCCGTCGTCCGCGGTACCGGGGAAGAGCGCCGGGAGAAGACCCACGTCGCCGAGGCGGAGCAGCAGGGCGCGGTCCACCCGGCCGGGTTCGGCCGCCGGGGCGGTGTCCGTTCCGGGCGGCGCGGCGGTGATTTCGGCGGCGCACGCCCGGACCCAGCGCGCGAACTCGTGATCGGTGTCGTTCCGGGGGATCCCCATGGGTGACCTCGACTCTCGTTGGGTACGTGATCCACCCCACATCGCAAATGTACAATAAGCATGACGACCGTCAAGAGAGCTACATGAGGAGATTCAACGGTGCGTTCAGCCCCCGGTGACGGGGAGGACCGTCCGAGGACCGGACCAACCGGCCGATATCGTGTCCGCGTGACGTCCAACAGCGGCCAGGCGGCCGACCCCGACACCGAGCGCCGGCGGCCCAGGTCCCTGATCGTCTCCTTCTTCGGTTCCTACGCCCGGGACGTGGGCGGGTGGATCGGGGTGGCCGACCTCATCGCGCTGATGTCCGGGCTCGACGTGGACGGCCCCGCCGTCCGCTCCGCCGTCTCCCGGCTCAAACGCCGCGGCCTGCTGACCCCCGAACGCCTCGGTGGGGCGGCCGGGTACCGCCTGTCCGACGAGGGGCGCCGCATCCTCGCCGAGGGGGACCAGCGCATCTTCGGCCACCGCGTCGCCCGCGTCCAGGACGGCTGGGTGCTCGTGGTCTTCTCCGTGCCCGAGTCCGAGCGGCGCCGCCGGCACGCCCTGCGCAGCCAGCTCACCCGGCTCGGCTTCGGCACCACCGCCGCCGGTGTGTGGATCGCCCCCGCCCATCTGACCGACCAGGCCCGCGGGGCGCTGCGGGACCTGGGTCTGGAACCCTACGCGGAGCTCTTCCACGCCTCCCACCTGGACTTTCGCGAGCTGACCGAGTCCGTTGCCCGCTGGTGGGACCTGCCCGCGTTCCAGGCGATGTACGAGGGCTTCCTCGACGAGTACGAACCCGTGCTGGAGCGGTGGCGGCGGATGAGCGGACCGCTCGGGGCGCAGGAGCGCAAACAGGCGTTCGCCGACCATCTGCGCACGGTCGACACCTGGCGGAGGCTGCCCTACCTGGACCCGGGGCTGCCGCCCGAGCTGCTCCCGGAGCCCTGGGCGGGCAGCCGCGCGGCCCGGGTGTTCTTCGACCTCCACACGCTGCTCCAGCCCCTGGGGCTGAGCGAGGTGCGTAGCGTCATCGCGTTCTCGAAGTTCCGCTGAGCCCTGGTCCGCCCGGGCCGCGAGTCCACCCGGACCGGGCACCGCTCAGACCGAGACACAGCTCAGCCCGGGGTCCCGTTCACTCCGGGGTCCCGCCCGGACCGGGGTCGGGGATCACGGCGACGCCGACCAGCTCGACCAGCGCTCCGGGCTCGTACAGGCCGGTCACCCCCAGTAGTGCCATCGCCGGGTAGTGGCGGCCCAGACGGGCGCGGTAGGCACGGCCGATCTCGCGGGCGGCCGACCGGTAGCCGGGGACGTCGGTGGTGTAGATGGTCAGGCTGACCAGGTGCTCCGGGGCGCCCCCGCAGGCGCGCAGAGCGGTGACGACGTTGTCCAGGGCGACCCCGAACTGGTCGGGCAGGTCCCGGGCGACCAGCGTGCCGTCGGGCCCCGAGGCGATCTGTCCGGCCAGGTGAACAGCCCTGCCCGGGGCTGGGACCACCGCGTGGGAGAACCCCGGGGTGGGGCCGAGTCCGGGCGGGTTGACCAGCGTGTGCGGGCTGGGCCGCAGGTCTGCGGGCTCCACTAGCGTCCCTTCCACTCGGGTGCTCTGCGGCCGGTGAACGCGGCGTGGAACTCGGCGTAGTCGGCGCTCTTCATCAGCAGGGCCTGGGTCATGGCCTCCAGTTCGATCGCCCCGGACAGACTCATGTCCAGTTCCCGGGAGAGCAGCGCCTTGGTCTGGGCGTAGCCGAAGGCGGGCCCCTCGGAGAGCCGGGTGGCCAGCCGGGTGACCGCCTCGTCCAGTTCGTGCTCGTCCACCAGCTCGCTGACCAGCCCGTACCGGTCGGCCTCGGCGGAGTCGATGGTGTCGCCGAGCATGAGGATCTTGGTGGCGTTACCCAGTCCCACCATGCGGGGCAGCAGGTAGGCGGCGCCCATGTCGGCGCCGGACAGACCGACCCGGGTGAAGAGGAAGGCGAAGCGGGCCGAGCGGGCGACCACCCGGAAGTCGGCGGCCAGGGCCAGGACCGAGCCCGCCCCGGCGGCGATGCCGTGGATCCCGGCGATCACCGGGACCGGGCACTCGCGCATGGCCCGGACCACCTCGCCGGTCATCCGAGTGAAGGCGAGCAGGTCGTCGGGTTCCATCTCCAAGGTCCGGCCGATGATCTCGTTGACGTCCCCGCCGGAGCAGAACCCCTTACCGCGCCCGCGCAGGACGAGGACTCGGGTGTCGCCCCGGTGCGGGAGTTCGGTCAGCAGGTCGCGCAGGTCGGCGTAGGCCTCGAAGGTCAGGGCGTTGAGTTTGTCGGGCCGGTCGAGGGTCACGGTGGCCACCCCGCCCTCCCGGTGGAGGTCGAAGTGGTTCCACTGCTCGGTCAGGGGCGCGGACGCCCGGAAGGGACTCATCGGTGGGCTCCTCCGCCGTCGATGGTCAGGGACTGGCCGTTGACCGCCCGGGCCAGCGGGCTCACCAGGTAGGTGACGGCAGCCGCCACCTCCTCGGGTTCGATGAGTCGGCCCAGAGGGCTGGCCTTGACCAGGACCTCCTCGGCCTCTTCCCGGCCGCGGCCGGTGCGCTCGGCGATGCGGGCCACGGAGCCCTCGGTCATGGGGGTGCGGACGAAGGAGGGGCACACGGCGTTGCTGGTGACACCGGTGCCCGCGACCTCGGCGGCCACCGCGCGGGCCAGTCCGAGCATCGCGTGCTTGGAGGCGGTGTAGGCCGCGGTGTAGCGGGAGCCGGTGTGCGCGGCGGTGGAAGCGACGAAGACCACCCGTCCGTCGTCGCGTTCGAGCATGCCCGGCAGAAGGGACCTGGTGAGCAGGAACGCGGAGGTGGCGTTGGTGCGCAGGTGGGTTTCCCACAGCTCGAGGCAGGTACGCCGCAGGGGAGCGCTCTGCGCCATGCCCGCGTTGTTGACCAGCACCGACACCTCTCCCAGACTTTCGACCAGGGACTCCACCGCCTTTTCGTCGGTGAGGTCGCAGACCCGGGAGGTGACCTTGAGCCCGTGGGCTCGGGCTCTGCGTTCCAGGGCGGCCAGTCTCCCGGAATCCCGCCCGAGGGCGAACACCTCGTCGCCCTCGCTCGCCAGGGCGAACACGATGGCCCGCCCGATACCGCCGGAGCCACCGGAGACCACGACACGTCGTTCGGAGTCAGCCATGCCCGGAATGTATCACCGACCCATGACTATCGTCACTGCCACGACATAACAGCGGTACGTGTGGGACAGATGATGTAGGCGAGTCGGATGATGCGAGTGGGCCACATGATGTGGGTGGGGCAGACCGGCGAGCCAGTGGGGGCGGCCCGGCCTGGTCGGGAGCGGCCCTCAGCCCCGGAGAGGCCCCGTGCACAAGAACAGCGCCGACGGCGCGGGGCCGTCGGCGCTGGAGAGGCGAGTGGGAGTGGGTTCCCCGCCCGGCGTGAACCGGGTTGTCGCCGGGAGCTCTCCGGGCTGGCGCGGAGAGTGCCTCGAGGTTCGGCCTAGAAGGCGGGTCCGGCTTCGAGGGCTTCCTCGATGGTCTCGGCGCGCTGCTCCTCGACGGCCTCCTCGAGGTCGGCCTCGTGCGCCTCGAACTCGGCGGTCACCTCGGCGGCGAAGGTGCGCAGCGCGATCTCCTGGGTGACGATACCGCCGCGCACGCGGTTGTTGTCGCCGATCTGGGCGGTCGGGCTGTTGTCGGAGGCGGTCAGGTCGCCGCCGACGATGTTGTTGTCGATGTACACGCCGCCGGACACGCCGGTGACCGAGAGGTCGCCGTCGATGTAGTTGAGGGAGCTGGCGAAGCCCTCGCTCTCACCGGCGCCGATGGCGACCGGGCCGTTGCCGCCGGTGTAGGTGGCGTCACCGATGACCTCGCTGTCCACCAGGATGCCGCCGGAGGCGGCGTTGGTGACGGAGAGGTCGCCGCGGACGACGCTGTCGAAGATGTCCACGTACTCCACGCCCTCGGCGGACACGCCGCCCAGACGGGAGTCGGTGACGTAGAGCTCGCCGACGGTGGCGTTGACGGAGGAGGCGGAGGAACCGACCACGAAGACGAAGCCGTCGTTGTCGGCGCCCTCGGCAGCCGCGGCGCTCAGGCCCGCGACCGAGGTGCCGTCCTCCAGGTAGGTGCCGTAGGCGCCGGTGTTGACGACGTCGCCGTCGACGGAGGTGTCGGAGGCGTCGAAGTAACCACCGCTGGAGACGGTCACCTGACCGTCGATCTGGCCGCCGAGGATGTGCAGGTTGGCGTCGCTCTCGACGGTGACCTTGCCCTGGATGGTGGTGCCGTCCAGGAAGCAGCTCGCGCCGGCCGGAACCTTGAGGTCAGTGGGCAGAGTGATCGCACCTCCGTGTCCCGAGCACAGGGTGACCAGGTCCGCCTGGGCGGGGGCTGCCATGAGGGTGACGCCGCCGATGGCCAGGGCCGCCGTGGCGGTGGAGGCAGCGATCTTGCTCCCGAGCTTCATGC
This DNA window, taken from Nocardiopsis exhalans, encodes the following:
- a CDS encoding benzoate-CoA ligase family protein yields the protein MSNPDPNRNPNPADRPSLPEHALPAVPLSPTAHEDTFTREHLPPAEEWPLIRPLDHPDRLNCAKELLDGTIARCGADRRCVVGEHETLTYGRLRDRVDRIARVLVDECGLRPGERVLLRGPNSPWLAACWLAVIKAGGVVVTVLPVLRAGELSTIVRSARVTHALCDARFLDDLTAAADQLGDRAPSVLVYGGGADSDLTARVDAHPPDFTAVPTAADDACMIAYTSGTTGAPKGCVHFHRDVLAIADTYSAQVLKPTPDDLFVGSPPFAFTFGLGGLLIFPMRAGAATVLLERPRPEAILDAVSEHGASVVFTAPTAYRSMLTQLEGRDLSSLRRCVSAGEHLPAATWQAWYDATGVRLLDGIGATEMLHIFVSASDEHMRPGSTGRPVPGFEAVILDDEGEPVPDGEPGHLAVRGPVGCRYLSDERQREYVRHGWNHTGDTYVRDEDGYFWYRARSDDMIVSAGYNIAPAEVEEALLTSPDVEEAAVVAAQDPDRGLVVRAYVVPRRGLTADTALADRLKDHVRSRIAPYKTPRSVVFLPSLPRTATGKLQRFRLREST
- a CDS encoding acyl-CoA dehydrogenase family protein, translating into MGIPRNDTDHEFARWVRACAAEITAAPPGTDTAPAAEPGRVDRALLLRLGDVGLLPALFPGTADDGPLREAPATRLCLLREHLARTDTHAETALALQGLGTYPLLQSGTECQRRRWVPEAAAGRAVAAFALTEPDAGSDAAALALRAEPFGDGWRLHGEKTWISNAPDADFYTVFARTTPGTRSRGVTAFCVPGDRPGLSGSPLEMLSPHALGHLVFDGVEVGPQDVVGIPDQGFTVAMRTLDLFRPSVGAFAVGMADAALAAAKEHTDHRSAFGGPLRRLQTVAHTLAEMATRTEAARLLVYAAAQEYDSGGPDVTLKAAMAKLFATETAQYVVDAAVQLHGARALHRGHLLEHLYREVRAPRIYEGASEVQRQIIARHM
- a CDS encoding PaaX family transcriptional regulator encodes the protein MTSNSGQAADPDTERRRPRSLIVSFFGSYARDVGGWIGVADLIALMSGLDVDGPAVRSAVSRLKRRGLLTPERLGGAAGYRLSDEGRRILAEGDQRIFGHRVARVQDGWVLVVFSVPESERRRRHALRSQLTRLGFGTTAAGVWIAPAHLTDQARGALRDLGLEPYAELFHASHLDFRELTESVARWWDLPAFQAMYEGFLDEYEPVLERWRRMSGPLGAQERKQAFADHLRTVDTWRRLPYLDPGLPPELLPEPWAGSRAARVFFDLHTLLQPLGLSEVRSVIAFSKFR
- a CDS encoding RidA family protein, translated to MEPADLRPSPHTLVNPPGLGPTPGFSHAVVPAPGRAVHLAGQIASGPDGTLVARDLPDQFGVALDNVVTALRACGGAPEHLVSLTIYTTDVPGYRSAAREIGRAYRARLGRHYPAMALLGVTGLYEPGALVELVGVAVIPDPGPGGTPE
- a CDS encoding enoyl-CoA hydratase family protein encodes the protein MSPFRASAPLTEQWNHFDLHREGGVATVTLDRPDKLNALTFEAYADLRDLLTELPHRGDTRVLVLRGRGKGFCSGGDVNEIIGRTLEMEPDDLLAFTRMTGEVVRAMRECPVPVIAGIHGIAAGAGSVLALAADFRVVARSARFAFLFTRVGLSGADMGAAYLLPRMVGLGNATKILMLGDTIDSAEADRYGLVSELVDEHELDEAVTRLATRLSEGPAFGYAQTKALLSRELDMSLSGAIELEAMTQALLMKSADYAEFHAAFTGRRAPEWKGR
- a CDS encoding SDR family NAD(P)-dependent oxidoreductase: MADSERRVVVSGGSGGIGRAIVFALASEGDEVFALGRDSGRLAALERRARAHGLKVTSRVCDLTDEKAVESLVESLGEVSVLVNNAGMAQSAPLRRTCLELWETHLRTNATSAFLLTRSLLPGMLERDDGRVVFVASTAAHTGSRYTAAYTASKHAMLGLARAVAAEVAGTGVTSNAVCPSFVRTPMTEGSVARIAERTGRGREEAEEVLVKASPLGRLIEPEEVAAAVTYLVSPLARAVNGQSLTIDGGGAHR